A window from Primulina eburnea isolate SZY01 chromosome 2, ASM2296580v1, whole genome shotgun sequence encodes these proteins:
- the LOC140824086 gene encoding uncharacterized protein, with protein sequence MEASTNTVFRPPVLDGSNYALWKVKIRVFIKSIEERAWLRVLDGWSPPKIEDADGDSRLKPESTWTIDEVQTSNFNSKALNAIFSSVDTRMFNLITSCVCAKEAWDILQKHCEGSESVRKTRLRMVTSKFESLRMEDKESILEYDSRLRQLSNEAHSLGDPMPNERLVNKVLRSLPERFNVKVCAIEESKDTSKINVDELMSSLRTFEMNLDLQRKDKGKTIALEASTESYDEILQISKEVEKSDLGEESISLFTKKFGDYLKTMKEKKKSGQKSVLPNITTSAKAQKFTPMKGQFRPKTEVQIQSNVRNLDSVQCRECSGYGHYANECANRLRKNKGMTVTLSDEESDDDQGSSESENHTSLSSVIKEKRLMQINPLGVATGVAIPGRNTSSNSVCLKSTTLAEASQSETQEVDDDEVTLESVQTMYEELYEDWIKRTKGNAILSKENAELKSQISRLEVILSKKDFELCKVKEELGEATQILAKMNSSSSKLDSLLMIGQNDKAGLGYPNSLFEIGESSNTERKPTVFVKRSVETSNATQTEKGAPSKRQISTKKSKSRKRHFICHYCFRPGHIKPYCYYKRWESEQVLPQVLYNTRRNTANRKPTVKRVWVPKAKIQCSVICTSLKNNIAGIWYFDSGYSRHMTGSKDHLIDYVELRSGHVTYGGGAKGRIADKGTLNVDGLPNLHNVLYVEGLNSNLISTRSADNCYQLGEDLVCNHSKVSELNLWHQKLGHANFKTLKNLGKYDAVRDLTGKTIEDDIDGLLNESETLPNTDVAPGVVTPETTPALAESNDELGKYTENDDGVTNEEIDIPSKVQKNHPSSQIIGETFGGMQTRRKEKVDYRKMMGLVCMTSVYSQVSHSCFVSLIEPKNINEALKDEFWVDAMHEELE encoded by the exons ATGGAAGCATCAACAAACACTGTTTTTAGACCTCCCGTGTTGGATGGTTCAAACTATGCTTTGTGGAAAGTAAAGATAAGGGTCTTTATAAAATCTATTGAAGAAAGAGCTTGGCTGCGTGTACTTGATGGTTGGAGCCCACCAAAGATCGAGGATGCTGATGGAGACTCTCGGCTCAAACCCGAAAGTACATGGACAATTGATGAAGTGCaaacttcaaattttaattcCAAGGCTCTCAATGCTATATTTTCATCAGTTGACACAAGGATGTTTAACCTAATCACCAGTTGTGTCTGTGCTAAAGAAGCGTGGGATATACTTCAGAAACATTGTGAAGGATCTGAGAGCGTGCGTAAAACCAGGCTAAGGATGGTGacatcaaaatttgaaagcttGAGGATGGAGGACAAGGAGTCTATTCTTGAGTACGATAGCCGGTTGAGACAACTTTCTAATGAAGCTCACAGTCTTGGAGACCCCATGCCCAATGAAAGATTGGTGAACAAAGTCTTAAGATCTCTACCTGAGAGATTTAATGTCAAAGTGTGTGCAATTGAAGAATCTAAAGACACTTCAAAAATCAATGTGGATGAATTAATGAGTTCTCTCAGAACATTTGAGATGAACCTCGATTTACAAAGGAAGGATAAAGGGAAAACAATAGCCCTTGAAGCCTCAACCGAATCTTATGATGAAATCCTTCAAATATCAAAAGAGGTGGAAAAGTCTGATTTAGGTGAAGAATCGATCTCTCTGTTTACTAAGAAATTCGGTGATTACTTGAAGACCATgaaagagaagaaaaaaagTGGGCAGAAATCTGTGCTACCCAACATCACCACTTCTGCAAAAGCTCAAAAGTTTACTCCTATGAAAGGACAGTTTCGACCAAAAACCGAAGTGCAAATCCAATCAAATGTCAGAAACCTGGATTCAGTGCAATGTAGAGAGTGTTCGGGATATGGACACTATGCCAATGAGTGTGCCAATCGACTTAGGAAAAACAAAGGCATGACTGTCACCCTGAGTGATGAAGAGTCTGATGATGATCAAGGATCAAGTGAATCTGAAAATCACACATCGTTATCTTCTGTGATCAAGGAGAAACGCTTAATGCAAATCAATCCTTTGGGTGTTGCCACAGGTGTTGCAATACCTGGCCGCAACACCTCTTCGAATTCAGTATGTCTTAAATCTACAACCCTTGCGGAGGCAAGTCAGTCTGAAACTCAAGAGGTAGATGATGATGAAGTCACTCTAGAAAGTGTGCAGACGATGTACGAAGAACTATATGAAGACTGGATCAAAAGAACTAAAGGAAATGCAATTCTCTCCAAAGAGAATGCTGAGCTAAAGTCACAAATATCACGACTTGAAGTGATCTTAAGCAAGAAAGATTTTGAATTATGCAAAGTCAAAGAGGAACTTGGAGAAGCAACTCAGATTCTTGCCAAGATGAATTCAAGTTCATCCAAACTTGATTCACTTTTGATGATTGGACAAAATGACAAAGCTGGACTTGGTTATCCGAATAGTCTGTTCGAAATTGGAGAATCTTCCAATACTGAGAGAAAACCAACTGTTTTTGTCAAAAGAAGTGTTGAAACCTCGAATGCTACACAAACTGAAAAAGGTGCTCCATCTAAAAGGCAAATATCTACCAAGAAGTCCAAATCCAGAAAACGCCACTTTATCTGCCACTATTGTTTTAGACCTGGTCATATCAAACCCTACTGCTATTACAAGAGATGGGAATCAGAACAGGTGTTGCCACAGGTGTTGTATAACACCCGGCGCAACACTGCCAACAGAAAACCGACGGTAAAAAGGGTTTGGGTACCAAAGGCTAAGATTCAATGTTCCGTTATTTGTACTTCATTAAAGAATAACATTGCAGGAATATGGTACTTTGACAGTGGCTATTCACGTCACATGACAGGTTCTAAAGACCATTTGATTGACTATGTTGAACTGAGGAGTGGTCATGTGACGTATGGTGGTGGTGCTAAAGGAAGAATTGCTGACAAAGGAACCTTGAATGTTGATGGACTGCCTAATCTACACAATGTGCTTTATGTCGAAGGgcttaactcaaacttaataa GTACAAGGTCTGCTGATAATTGCTATCAACTTGGAGAAGACTTAGTATGCAATCATTCAAAGGTCAGTGAATTAAACTTGTGGCATCAAAAATTGGGACATGCAAACTTCAAGACATTAAAGAATCTTGGTAAGTATgatgctgtgagag ATCTAACGGGAAAAACAATCGAGGATGATATTGATGGGCTGCTGAACGAAAGTGAGACACTGCCTAACACAGATGTTGCACCCGGTGTTGTAACACCGGAGACAACACCTGCACTGGCAGAATCAAATGATGAACTAGGAAAGTATACTGAGAATGATGACGGTGTAACCAATGAAGAGATTGATATTCCCAGCAAggttcagaaaaatcatccatcatctcaGATCATTGGAGAAACATTTGGAGGAATGCAAACGAGAAGAAAGGAGAAGGTAGACTATCGGAAAATGATGGGACTAGTATGCATGACTTCCGTATACTCTCAAGTAAGTCACTCTTGTTTTGTTTCGCTCattgaacccaaaaatataaatgaagccttaaaagatgaattttgggtTGATGCAATGCATGAGGAACTTGAATAA
- the LOC140824087 gene encoding secreted RxLR effector protein 161-like — MGSTEKLSKDDVAAGVDNTQYHSIIGSLLYLSASRPDIMFSVCLCARYQADPKDTHLKAVKRILRYISGTVDLGLWYTKETNTNLVGFSDADWAGNLDDRKSTTGGCFYLGNNLVSWYSRKQNCMSLSTAESEYVAAASCCSQLLWMNQMIKDYGFNSDTLILYRDNSSGMIQMEFVGTENQLADIFTKPLDFERFSNLRKSLSLCTQ; from the exons aTGGGGTCGACTGAAAAATTGTCCAAAGACGATGTTGCGgcaggtgttgacaacacccagtATCACAGCATCATAGGCAGTCTTCTTTACTTAAGTGCAAGTCGTCCCGAcatcatgtttagtgtatgtttgtgtgCTAGGTACCAGGCTGATCCTAAAGACACTCATCTAAAGGCTGTCAAAAGAATTTTGCGATATATATCTGGAACAGTTGACTTAGGTTTGTGGTACACCAAAGAAACAAACACCAATTTAGTGGGCTTTAGTGATGCTGACTGGGCTGGAAACTTAGATGATAGGAAAAGTACCACGGGTGGGTGTTTTTATCTTGGTAACAATTTGGTGTCATGGTATAGTAGAAAGCAAAATTGTATGTCTTTGTCCACCGCTGAATCTGAGTATGTTGCAGCCGCTAGTTGCTGCTCACAActtctgtggatgaatcaaatgattaaagatTATGGATTCAACAGTGACACCTTAATTTTATACCGCGACAATTCAAgt GGTATGATTCAAATGGAATTTGTTGGAACTGAGAACCAACTggctgatatctttacaaaaccattggattttgagagattttccaatcttaGGAAGTCTCTCAGCTTGTGTACACAGTGA